Proteins encoded in a region of the Dreissena polymorpha isolate Duluth1 chromosome 6, UMN_Dpol_1.0, whole genome shotgun sequence genome:
- the LOC127834728 gene encoding uncharacterized protein LOC127834728, producing MKSLTALVLVILVHGFNAEKDFTLRLKALEQEFATKLQQDDLRIKNLEETVKGQQMVLYDQWKTIQQLNDRLETQNNIIKRLVDGYSSVQENKDSKSIGTPDDIMDSGLSRTDKKDALRELNEPTKEASFFSNQQRILNYLAQKDSHETSTRGANWTSTNDGRIDSHDTLDADENNREQLNVGAKYSREITRPVAFTAIKINSQTGIGVNQNIVFDSVILNDGGGFNAYHGLFTAPVTGYYLFSTTILHTPHSQELHAGIMHKGNLIAMIHGFVNVFEQGTQTVVLKVRTGEQVWIGNRDYTNQYVYGDYYSSFSGFLLHQLE from the exons ATGAAGTCACTAACAGCCTTGGTTCTTGTGATTCTTGTGCATGGTTTTAATGCTGAGAAAGACTTTACATTGAGGCTGAAAGCTTTGGAACAAGAGTTCGCTACAAAGTTGCAGCAAG ACGATTTGAGGATCAAAAATCTTGAAGAAACGGTGAAAGGGCAGCAGATGGTGCTTTATGACCAATGGAAAACCATACAACAATTAAATGACAGACTGGAGACGCAGAATAACATAATCAAAAGATTAGTTGATGGATACAGCTCTGTTCAAGAAAATAAGGACTCTAAATCAATTGGAACGCCGGATGACATTATGGATTCAGGACTGTCAAGAACTGATAAAAAAGATGCGTTACGCGAGCTCAACGAACCCACAAAAGAGGCCTCGTTCTTTTCGAATCAACAGCGAATACTAAATTACTTAGCTCAGAAAGATAGTCATGAAACATCTACAAGGGGAGCAAACTGGACAAGCACGAATGATGGTCGAATTGACTCGCATGACACACTGGATGCAGATGAAAATAATCGGG AACAACTTAACGTCGGAGCAAAGTACAGCCGAGAAATTACGAGGCCTGTTGCTTTCACAGCTATTAAAATAAATAGCCAAACTGGAATTGGAGTCAACCAAAATATAGTATTTGATAGTGTGATTCTTAATGACGGCGGAGGTTTCAACGCATATCATGGACTATTTACTGCACCGGTCACGGGGTATTACCTATTCTCCACGACAATCTTACACACTCCACACTCACAGGAGCTGCATGCTGGTATTATGCACAAAGGTAATCTGATTGCTATGATACATGGCTTCGTTAACGTCTTCGAACAAGGAACACAAACCGTTGTACTGAAAGTGAGAACCGGGGAGCAGGTTTGGATTGGCAATAGAGACTACACCAACCAATACGTTTATGGAGATTATTACTCGTCATTCTCTGGTTTCCTGTTGCATCAGCTTGAATGA